The Ruania alba genome window below encodes:
- a CDS encoding alpha-L-fucosidase produces the protein MKCERHRRPQTSHRARSNEMTHPHDWFTHDRFGLFIHFGLYSTLGRHEWVMTHERTAPEDYEKNAEFFDPDQFDAAEVARAAKQAGMRYAVLTAKHHEGFAMFDTALSDYSSVTAFGRDIVREYVEAFRAEGLRVGLYFSLIDWHHPDFTIDYHHPLRDREDASALNEGRDMARYREYLHGQVRELLTNYGQIDYLFYDFTYVDDRDGWAGKGPQDWDSEGLLAMTRELQPDIIVNDRLWIPGDLVTPEQYQPDEPMIVDGAEVMWEACQTLNGAWGYDRDNLDIKSPDLLLRMLVDTVSKNGNLLLNIGPDGRGAVAPRDETSLTAIGEWMRLHSQSVIGAGAAAYDAPSGTVLTRRENRLYLHLLVWPFGHVHLRDLADKVKFARLLHDGSQIRTSQSAPDQQAWNTEPGGQPAGTLTLHLPTVRPEVAIPVIELFLAPDA, from the coding sequence ATGAAGTGCGAGCGGCACCGACGCCCTCAGACGTCTCATCGGGCAAGGAGCAACGAGATGACCCACCCGCACGACTGGTTCACCCACGACCGGTTCGGCCTCTTCATCCACTTCGGGCTGTACAGCACCTTGGGTCGGCACGAGTGGGTGATGACGCACGAGCGCACCGCACCGGAGGACTACGAGAAGAACGCCGAGTTCTTCGACCCCGACCAGTTCGACGCTGCTGAGGTGGCGCGCGCGGCGAAGCAGGCCGGGATGCGCTACGCGGTGCTCACCGCCAAGCACCACGAGGGCTTCGCGATGTTCGACACCGCGCTCTCGGACTACAGCTCGGTCACCGCATTCGGCCGGGACATCGTGCGCGAGTACGTCGAGGCGTTCCGGGCCGAGGGTTTGCGCGTGGGCCTGTACTTCTCCCTCATCGACTGGCACCACCCGGACTTCACGATCGACTACCACCACCCGTTGCGCGACCGCGAGGACGCCAGCGCGCTCAACGAGGGGCGCGACATGGCGCGCTACCGCGAGTACCTGCACGGTCAGGTCCGCGAGCTGCTCACCAACTACGGGCAGATCGACTACCTGTTCTACGACTTCACCTACGTCGACGACCGCGACGGCTGGGCGGGCAAGGGTCCGCAGGACTGGGACTCCGAAGGGCTCCTCGCGATGACCCGCGAGCTGCAGCCGGACATCATCGTCAACGACCGCCTGTGGATCCCCGGTGATCTGGTCACTCCTGAGCAGTACCAGCCGGACGAGCCCATGATCGTTGATGGCGCCGAAGTGATGTGGGAAGCCTGCCAGACCCTGAACGGCGCCTGGGGCTACGACCGGGACAACCTCGACATCAAGTCCCCGGACCTGTTGCTGCGGATGCTGGTGGACACCGTCTCCAAGAACGGGAACCTGCTGCTCAACATCGGCCCTGACGGCCGCGGAGCGGTCGCCCCCCGCGACGAGACGTCGCTGACGGCCATCGGGGAGTGGATGCGGCTGCACTCCCAGTCCGTGATCGGCGCCGGTGCTGCAGCCTACGACGCACCATCGGGAACCGTCCTGACCCGACGGGAGAACCGCCTCTACCTGCACCTGCTGGTGTGGCCGTTCGGACACGTCCACCTGCGCGACCTGGCCGACAAGGTGAAGTTCGCGCGGCTGCTGCACGACGGGTCGCAGATCCGTACCAGCCAGAGCGCACCGGACCAGCAGGCATGGAACACCGAACCCGGCGGGCAGCCCGCCGGCACCCTGACCCTTCACCTGCCCACCGTCCGGCCCGAGGTAGCGATCCCCGTGATCGAGCTCTTCCTCGCCCCGGACGCATGA
- a CDS encoding ABC transporter substrate-binding protein codes for MKITRSLAALTAAGSAVALAACGTPSGSSGGSGGDGDSATTSIVWDMWAGSEDDIADLEAQLAIAQEENPDLDISLQHAPWNDYFTKLTTNLASGNVACVTSMNGQRLSGYHEAFLPLGEEELEIAGIDPADFTDGALDIMSYDGTLYGMPYDAAAMLVFYNKDRFAEAGLDEPQAGWTFDDFDAALEGLGADGTAFGMGMGEFQWMALPIARAGVQPVDESGALDLTNPAFVDASEWYASIAADGYGSIPPSASDTGWGEQEYQAGNVAMAVDGTWNAVSYLNNEAGFSAGMVDMPSQDGERLGLVLGSGYGISADCENPEEALRVLGSLVGETAQDQIASSGRSYPARVDSQPLYFESLDEAVRDEVRAAFEAVFTGLEGQRSTDDWAQVNEALQPNLVTVYTGQSTIADVLEQTQQQFGE; via the coding sequence ATGAAGATCACCAGGTCTCTTGCGGCCCTGACGGCCGCTGGAAGTGCAGTAGCGCTCGCCGCGTGCGGGACGCCGTCGGGAAGTAGCGGAGGATCAGGCGGTGACGGCGACAGTGCCACCACCTCGATCGTGTGGGACATGTGGGCCGGCAGCGAGGACGACATCGCTGACCTCGAGGCGCAGCTCGCGATCGCTCAAGAGGAGAACCCTGACCTGGACATCAGCCTCCAGCACGCCCCGTGGAACGACTACTTCACCAAGCTCACCACCAACCTCGCCTCCGGCAACGTCGCCTGCGTGACGTCGATGAACGGCCAGCGTCTGTCCGGATACCACGAGGCGTTCCTGCCGCTCGGTGAGGAGGAGTTGGAGATCGCCGGGATCGACCCGGCCGACTTCACCGACGGCGCGCTCGACATCATGAGCTACGACGGCACCCTCTACGGCATGCCCTACGACGCGGCAGCGATGCTCGTCTTCTACAACAAGGACCGGTTCGCTGAGGCTGGCCTCGACGAACCGCAGGCAGGGTGGACGTTCGACGATTTCGATGCCGCGCTCGAGGGGCTGGGTGCCGATGGCACCGCCTTCGGGATGGGGATGGGCGAGTTCCAGTGGATGGCCCTGCCGATCGCCCGCGCCGGCGTGCAGCCGGTGGACGAATCGGGTGCGCTCGACCTGACCAACCCGGCCTTCGTCGACGCGTCCGAGTGGTACGCGAGCATCGCCGCCGACGGGTACGGCTCCATTCCGCCGTCTGCCTCGGACACCGGCTGGGGCGAGCAGGAGTACCAGGCCGGGAACGTCGCGATGGCGGTGGACGGCACCTGGAACGCGGTGAGTTACCTCAACAACGAGGCGGGATTCTCCGCCGGCATGGTGGACATGCCCAGTCAGGACGGTGAGCGCCTCGGCCTCGTGCTCGGCTCCGGCTACGGCATCTCCGCCGACTGTGAGAACCCGGAGGAGGCCCTGCGGGTGCTCGGTTCCCTCGTGGGGGAGACCGCCCAGGACCAGATCGCCTCGTCCGGGCGCAGCTACCCGGCCCGGGTCGACTCCCAGCCGCTGTACTTCGAATCCCTCGACGAGGCCGTGCGGGATGAGGTGCGGGCCGCATTCGAGGCGGTGTTCACCGGGCTCGAGGGGCAGCGCTCCACCGATGATTGGGCGCAGGTGAACGAGGCGCTCCAGCCGAACCTGGTGACCGTGTACACCGGGCAGTCGACCATCGCCGACGTGCTCGAGCAGACGCAGCAGCAGTTCGGCGAGTGA
- a CDS encoding carbohydrate ABC transporter permease yields the protein MTATSVPEAPLGQRSRSRLRRIESRQALGFISPALAGLSLFTIAPVLLSIVMSLYDWPAWGTRSFVGLGNYADLFTSHPDFLPALRNTAIFTLGFVPLNLVVSLTLALLLGPRIKGRAAFRVLFFIPVVTPMVANVLVWKMLLQPNGLFNGLSTAWFGIELPSFLNHPQWAMVMVIVMSVWQGMGYNMLIFCAALEQLPEPVLEAARIDGAKGWRMLTRIMLPLLSPAIFFTTVMTMITSLQVFAQPQLLTGGGPGNATLPIVMFIYNQGFIFQKMGLAAAAAWILFAIIIAITALQFKAQRKWVHYEV from the coding sequence ATGACCGCCACTTCTGTACCCGAAGCGCCGCTGGGGCAGCGTAGTCGGAGCAGGTTGCGGCGGATCGAGTCCCGTCAGGCGCTGGGGTTCATCTCCCCGGCCCTGGCGGGCTTGAGCCTGTTCACGATCGCGCCGGTGCTCCTCTCGATCGTGATGAGCCTGTACGACTGGCCTGCCTGGGGCACGCGCTCCTTCGTGGGGCTGGGCAACTATGCGGACCTGTTCACCAGCCACCCGGACTTCCTGCCGGCGCTACGCAACACCGCGATCTTCACCCTCGGGTTCGTGCCGCTGAATCTCGTGGTCTCGCTCACCCTGGCGCTGCTGCTCGGTCCGAGGATCAAGGGCCGGGCTGCGTTCCGGGTGCTGTTCTTCATCCCCGTCGTCACCCCGATGGTGGCGAACGTGCTGGTGTGGAAGATGCTGCTGCAGCCGAACGGGCTCTTCAACGGGCTCAGCACCGCGTGGTTCGGCATCGAGTTGCCCAGCTTCCTGAATCACCCGCAGTGGGCGATGGTGATGGTGATTGTGATGTCGGTGTGGCAGGGCATGGGCTACAACATGCTGATCTTCTGCGCCGCCCTGGAACAGCTCCCGGAACCGGTGCTCGAGGCAGCCCGGATCGACGGTGCGAAGGGTTGGCGCATGCTCACCCGGATCATGCTGCCGCTGCTGTCCCCGGCGATCTTCTTCACCACGGTGATGACGATGATCACCTCCCTCCAGGTGTTTGCACAGCCGCAACTGCTCACCGGAGGAGGTCCAGGAAACGCCACGCTTCCCATCGTGATGTTCATCTACAACCAAGGGTTCATCTTCCAGAAGATGGGCTTGGCCGCGGCCGCCGCATGGATCCTTTTCGCCATCATCATCGCGATCACGGCGCTGCAGTTCAAGGCCCAACGAAAGTGGGTGCACTATGAAGTCTGA
- a CDS encoding carbohydrate ABC transporter permease, producing MKSETATAAPTRARQVTPGGIIAHVCVVLAAAVFAVPLVYAVFSALKPNDQIFSVPPTLIGDEVRWSNFVEVFQFGPFWTYIGNSFFVAIAGTILVVVVSSTSGYAFGRLRWRGRDVVFLLFLATLMVPQEVVVVPMFQLMQWLGWVNTPQSLILPFAFTAFGTFLLRQFMRGIPYELEEAARVDGAGAVRTFLTIIVPLSRSAMAVLTVFTFISFWNSYLWPLIVVNDYGYLGTLPIGLATFAGQFGTRWDLQMAASVISMVPTALIVILLQKHLVKGIATAGIAGR from the coding sequence ATGAAGTCTGAGACCGCCACCGCAGCACCAACGAGGGCCAGACAGGTCACTCCAGGCGGAATCATCGCGCACGTGTGCGTGGTCCTGGCTGCAGCCGTATTCGCGGTTCCATTGGTCTACGCCGTGTTTTCTGCGCTGAAGCCGAATGACCAGATCTTCTCCGTGCCACCGACGCTCATCGGTGACGAGGTGCGCTGGAGCAACTTTGTCGAAGTCTTCCAGTTCGGCCCCTTCTGGACCTACATCGGCAACTCGTTCTTCGTGGCCATCGCCGGCACGATCTTGGTGGTCGTCGTCTCCAGCACCTCGGGTTATGCCTTCGGGCGACTGCGGTGGCGGGGCAGGGATGTGGTCTTTCTGCTCTTCCTGGCCACCTTGATGGTGCCGCAGGAGGTGGTGGTGGTACCGATGTTCCAGCTCATGCAGTGGCTCGGCTGGGTGAACACCCCACAGTCACTGATCCTGCCGTTCGCGTTCACGGCGTTCGGCACGTTCTTACTGCGTCAGTTCATGCGAGGAATCCCCTATGAGCTCGAGGAAGCAGCCCGAGTCGATGGCGCGGGAGCCGTGCGCACATTCCTGACGATCATCGTGCCGCTGTCCCGTTCAGCGATGGCCGTGCTGACGGTGTTCACCTTCATCTCGTTCTGGAACAGTTACCTGTGGCCCCTGATCGTGGTGAACGACTACGGGTACCTCGGCACCCTCCCGATCGGTCTCGCCACCTTCGCCGGACAGTTCGGTACGCGCTGGGATCTGCAGATGGCTGCGTCGGTGATCTCAATGGTGCCGACCGCGCTCATCGTAATCCTGCTGCAGAAGCACCTGGTCAAGGGCATTGCGACGGCGGGGATCGCCGGTCGATGA
- a CDS encoding copper homeostasis protein CutC, whose protein sequence is MTAFELAVQDLTGIRVAGAVGADRIELCTALSTGGLTPSRGLIEAAADAGPPVHVLIRPRAGGFDYAAEEHRLIVADARAAMAAGASGVVVGGTRGGVVDTDLVRAVQDVAPEVTFHRAFDVLVDLDRALDAVLELGVRRVLTSGGAARAVDALDVLTRLVRRADGALEVMAGAGISAVNVVQVAATGVDAVHASAKRRVDDALALALGSDGGNGYETTDERAAGEILAALRGGEA, encoded by the coding sequence ATGACGGCGTTCGAACTGGCCGTGCAGGACCTCACCGGAATCCGGGTCGCGGGGGCCGTCGGAGCAGACCGGATCGAGCTGTGCACGGCACTGTCCACGGGAGGGCTTACGCCGTCCCGCGGTCTGATCGAGGCGGCGGCCGACGCAGGACCGCCCGTGCATGTGTTGATCCGACCCAGAGCGGGCGGCTTCGACTACGCCGCCGAGGAGCACAGGCTCATCGTGGCCGATGCGCGCGCGGCGATGGCTGCCGGGGCGAGTGGCGTCGTCGTGGGTGGCACGCGCGGTGGCGTCGTCGATACCGACCTGGTGCGTGCCGTGCAGGATGTGGCGCCCGAGGTCACCTTTCACCGCGCGTTCGACGTGCTGGTGGACCTGGACAGGGCGCTGGATGCGGTGCTCGAGCTGGGGGTGCGGCGGGTGCTGACCTCCGGTGGCGCCGCGCGCGCGGTGGACGCGCTGGACGTGCTCACCCGCCTGGTCCGTCGGGCTGACGGGGCGCTCGAGGTGATGGCCGGCGCCGGGATCAGCGCGGTGAACGTAGTGCAGGTGGCGGCGACCGGGGTGGACGCGGTGCACGCCTCTGCCAAACGGCGGGTGGACGATGCGCTCGCGCTCGCACTGGGCTCCGATGGCGGGAACGGCTATGAGACCACCGACGAGCGCGCGGCCGGCGAGATCCTTGCCGCACTGAGGGGAGGTGAGGCATGA
- a CDS encoding ROK family protein → MNALLGIDYGGTHTKLLLVDGTEGDGPVLARESVPTAGLDVLVQDVRRFVGDQPVARFAMTVAGTFDAATGVVRRSVNMPWLDGTAPAQRISAAVGIPGSAVQDGIATAVGEATLGAGRDADDVFVIAIGTGIAGAHIVGGQVRAGAHGGAGEVGHVAIAGAHRCSCGQTGCLETLIGGGQLGLRWVEQSASRADPPTARDVVVAAEAGDEAAQAVLAQASDGLARALLQVSALLDPGVIVIGGGVARSPSWTVHPAFERARREATFHRLPEMRLAELGVWAAAHGAVLAAADEVG, encoded by the coding sequence ATGAACGCCCTGCTGGGAATCGACTACGGCGGCACGCACACGAAGCTGCTGCTCGTGGACGGGACTGAGGGAGACGGGCCCGTCCTCGCCCGGGAGTCGGTGCCGACCGCGGGCCTGGACGTGCTGGTGCAGGACGTGCGCCGGTTCGTGGGCGACCAGCCCGTGGCCCGGTTCGCCATGACCGTCGCTGGGACGTTCGATGCCGCGACCGGCGTGGTCCGACGCAGCGTCAACATGCCGTGGCTGGACGGCACCGCGCCTGCACAGCGGATCTCGGCGGCTGTCGGGATTCCGGGATCGGCAGTCCAGGACGGCATTGCGACGGCGGTCGGTGAAGCGACCCTCGGGGCCGGCCGGGACGCCGACGATGTCTTTGTGATCGCCATCGGGACGGGGATCGCTGGAGCTCATATCGTCGGCGGCCAGGTACGTGCGGGCGCCCACGGAGGGGCCGGCGAGGTCGGACATGTCGCGATCGCCGGGGCACATCGGTGCTCCTGCGGGCAGACCGGGTGTTTGGAGACCCTCATCGGCGGAGGGCAGCTGGGCCTGCGGTGGGTCGAGCAGAGCGCAAGCCGGGCCGATCCACCCACGGCGCGGGACGTCGTCGTGGCAGCGGAGGCGGGGGACGAGGCTGCCCAGGCGGTGCTCGCTCAGGCGAGCGACGGCCTCGCGCGTGCGTTGCTGCAGGTCAGCGCGCTGCTCGACCCCGGGGTGATCGTGATCGGGGGAGGGGTGGCACGCTCGCCGTCCTGGACGGTCCACCCGGCCTTCGAGAGGGCACGTCGAGAGGCAACCTTCCACCGGCTGCCCGAGATGAGGCTGGCCGAGCTGGGTGTGTGGGCTGCTGCGCACGGTGCGGTGCTGGCTGCCGCTGACGAGGTGGGCTGA
- a CDS encoding NAD(P)-dependent oxidoreductase, with protein sequence MKLLLPSSIPLSLDAPDGVQTHVYDINAPIPAEHRDAEAVVVWSNPSDRLAAMVDELPRLQWIQALMAGTDKVEEAGFGSDVVLCSGRGLHDAPVAEHTLALLLAAARRLDHAVLAQTDSAWYASDDAHRPFGAIERFSTLTGAHVVIWGFGGIGTRLAGYVSALGARVTGVATSAGERDGYPVVTAADLPTVLPTADVLVNILPATPATEKVVDAEILGMLPDRAWLVNVGRGATVDENALVAALEAGSVAGAALDVFATEPLPASSPLWKAPNTIITPHTAGGRPEAPERLIAANLGRLLAGDDLLNVVAR encoded by the coding sequence ATGAAGCTGCTACTGCCGAGCTCGATCCCCCTGTCCCTGGACGCGCCTGACGGTGTGCAGACGCATGTCTACGACATCAACGCGCCGATCCCGGCCGAGCACCGCGACGCCGAGGCCGTGGTGGTCTGGTCGAACCCGTCGGACCGTCTGGCCGCGATGGTCGACGAGCTGCCCCGGCTGCAGTGGATCCAGGCACTGATGGCCGGCACCGACAAGGTGGAGGAGGCGGGGTTCGGCAGCGACGTGGTGCTCTGCTCGGGTCGCGGGCTGCACGACGCACCGGTGGCCGAGCACACCCTCGCCCTGCTCCTGGCTGCTGCCCGGCGGTTGGACCACGCCGTGCTCGCCCAGACCGACTCGGCCTGGTATGCCTCCGACGACGCGCACCGGCCGTTCGGCGCGATCGAACGGTTCAGCACACTCACCGGCGCACACGTGGTGATCTGGGGCTTCGGCGGGATCGGCACCCGGCTGGCGGGCTACGTCTCCGCGCTGGGCGCACGCGTCACCGGGGTCGCCACCAGCGCCGGCGAGCGAGACGGGTATCCCGTGGTGACGGCGGCCGACCTGCCGACCGTGCTGCCCACTGCGGATGTGCTCGTCAACATCCTTCCGGCCACCCCGGCCACGGAGAAGGTGGTGGATGCCGAGATCCTGGGCATGCTCCCCGACCGGGCCTGGCTGGTGAACGTCGGGCGCGGAGCCACCGTGGACGAGAACGCACTGGTCGCGGCGTTGGAGGCGGGATCCGTTGCGGGAGCAGCGCTCGACGTATTCGCCACCGAGCCGCTCCCCGCCTCCTCGCCGCTGTGGAAGGCACCGAACACGATCATCACCCCGCACACGGCGGGCGGGCGCCCCGAGGCGCCCGAACGACTCATCGCCGCCAACCTCGGCCGGCTGCTCGCGGGCGACGATCTGCTCAACGTGGTGGCGCGCTGA
- a CDS encoding DUF2530 domain-containing protein, with protein sequence MRDHPRQELRPAKVNAKALFVIGTSAWLLGLLTLGVMHLAERTPDGRYAWVCVAGIVLGAVGYWWAHKVHLINDEGMSE encoded by the coding sequence GTGCGTGACCACCCCCGGCAGGAGCTGCGACCAGCGAAGGTCAACGCGAAGGCGCTGTTCGTGATCGGCACGTCCGCATGGCTGCTCGGCCTGCTCACGCTCGGCGTGATGCACCTGGCTGAGCGCACCCCCGACGGACGCTACGCCTGGGTGTGCGTGGCGGGCATCGTGCTGGGCGCCGTCGGGTACTGGTGGGCACACAAGGTGCACCTGATCAACGATGAGGGAATGTCTGAATGA
- a CDS encoding NCS2 family permease, with product MSTPSSTTTATPGVLDRFFKISARGSTVGREVRGGLVTFFAMSYIIVLNPLIIGTVADGSGSFIGGDEGLAVARVAAATALVAGLMSILMGLVANFPLALAAGLGLNAVVAFSIAVLPDMTWPDAMGLVVIEGLIILLLVLTGFREAVFRAVPKELRTAISVGIGLFIAFIGLVDAGIVRIPASLATPVELGNAGSLAGWPALVFVIGLLTAIVLHLRKVRGALLIAIIGATVLAIVIEAIAQVGGAFNEDGTPNPNGWRLNSPELPDTWVRMPDFALLGQFSLLGSLEKIGLVTMVLLVFSLLLADFFDTMGTMVAVGSEGKLLDAEGNPQGTRRILVVDSIAAAAGGMGSVSSNTSYIESAAGVGDGARTGLASVVTGVAFLLATFLAPVVDLVPYEAATPALVVVGFLMMTQVTGVDWKNGEVAIPAFLTIVLMPFTYSITAGMGAGFIAYVVIKVALGKARVVHPLMWVTAVLFVLYFVRGPLQALAG from the coding sequence ATGAGCACCCCCTCGTCGACAACGACGGCGACCCCTGGCGTCCTGGACCGCTTCTTCAAGATCTCCGCACGGGGATCGACCGTCGGCCGCGAAGTACGCGGCGGGCTGGTCACCTTCTTCGCGATGAGCTACATCATCGTGCTGAACCCGCTGATCATCGGCACCGTGGCCGACGGGAGTGGATCCTTCATCGGCGGCGACGAAGGCCTCGCCGTAGCCCGGGTGGCGGCGGCCACCGCGCTGGTGGCAGGACTCATGTCGATCCTGATGGGCCTGGTGGCCAACTTCCCGCTGGCCCTGGCAGCGGGACTAGGCCTGAACGCCGTCGTGGCCTTCTCGATCGCCGTGCTGCCGGACATGACCTGGCCCGACGCGATGGGCCTGGTGGTGATCGAAGGGCTGATCATCCTGCTGCTGGTGCTCACCGGCTTCCGCGAGGCGGTGTTCCGCGCCGTACCGAAGGAGCTGCGCACGGCGATCAGCGTGGGGATCGGCCTGTTCATCGCCTTCATCGGTCTGGTGGATGCGGGCATCGTGCGGATCCCGGCGTCGCTCGCCACCCCGGTCGAGCTCGGGAACGCGGGATCGCTCGCCGGCTGGCCCGCACTGGTGTTCGTGATCGGGCTGCTCACCGCGATCGTGCTGCACCTGCGCAAGGTCCGTGGGGCGCTCCTCATCGCGATCATCGGCGCCACCGTGCTCGCGATCGTCATCGAGGCGATCGCGCAGGTGGGCGGTGCGTTCAACGAGGACGGTACCCCGAACCCGAACGGATGGCGGCTGAACAGTCCGGAGCTGCCCGACACCTGGGTGCGCATGCCGGACTTCGCCCTGCTCGGGCAGTTCTCCCTGCTCGGTTCGCTGGAGAAGATCGGCCTGGTCACGATGGTGCTGCTGGTCTTCTCGCTGCTGCTCGCCGACTTCTTCGACACGATGGGCACGATGGTGGCGGTGGGTAGCGAGGGGAAGCTGCTGGACGCCGAGGGGAACCCGCAGGGCACCCGCCGCATCCTCGTGGTTGACTCGATCGCCGCGGCCGCCGGTGGCATGGGATCGGTCTCCTCGAACACGTCGTACATCGAGTCCGCTGCCGGTGTGGGCGACGGTGCCCGCACAGGCCTGGCCTCGGTGGTGACCGGGGTGGCGTTCCTGCTCGCCACCTTCCTCGCGCCGGTGGTGGACCTGGTGCCCTACGAGGCAGCCACACCGGCACTCGTGGTGGTCGGCTTCCTGATGATGACGCAGGTGACGGGCGTGGACTGGAAGAACGGTGAGGTGGCCATCCCGGCGTTCCTGACCATCGTGCTGATGCCGTTCACCTACTCGATCACCGCGGGGATGGGGGCGGGCTTCATCGCGTACGTGGTGATCAAGGTGGCCCTCGGCAAGGCTCGCGTGGTGCACCCGCTGATGTGGGTGACCGCCGTGCTGTTCGTCCTGTACTTCGTGCGGGGGCCGCTGCAGGCGCTCGCGGGGTGA
- a CDS encoding HNH endonuclease signature motif containing protein translates to MFDVVVDEKSGPDGSWVPTALERRLAGERAAHRRRPLHEQLASSLPGGALLDRLDLLDAEEADDAALVEMVAAARRVEAHAHQVALRAAAALADRPSMQPGALAEHTRGPVGVAGDELALRLRTTKSEGHRLVRRGRAVQTVLTRTGSALALGQIDQTRAAAITDGVEGVPWQVAMAVEDAVIERAPRRTAAQVRADVAKALIAVDPAEAEGRARARRAERRVSRPRALPDGVASLRVEGPATEVHALDVALESAARAAKHEGDARTLEQLRFDALTGLGSQALATGTFGGCGCAGPSAGAGAGAGAGAGAGAGGVVADGTSAPATDGGPAPSGTPLGVIGGRRPHIQVTIPFDQLLPDRHEGEMSGAAIAGSDVPILAGYGPIAPTTARAVAAGGIWRRLVTDPVTGTVLDIGRTRYRPPPGMAELVRARDGTCVRPGCSHQADHCQLDHTIPFGSGGRTGVSNLGPLCTRDHLLKTHGDFTVTQIEPGVFEWTTPAGYQYRRERDGATTNLGAGTPGAPRRDPEDGRDPPF, encoded by the coding sequence ATGTTCGACGTCGTGGTGGACGAAAAGAGCGGGCCGGACGGCTCGTGGGTCCCCACTGCGCTCGAACGCCGACTTGCAGGTGAGAGGGCTGCGCATCGACGTCGGCCGCTTCATGAACAACTCGCGAGCAGCCTGCCCGGCGGTGCGCTCCTCGACCGGCTGGATCTGCTCGACGCCGAGGAGGCGGATGACGCGGCGTTGGTGGAGATGGTCGCCGCGGCCCGCCGGGTCGAGGCGCATGCTCACCAGGTTGCCCTCCGCGCTGCGGCCGCCCTGGCCGACCGTCCATCGATGCAACCCGGAGCGCTGGCCGAGCACACGCGCGGTCCTGTGGGAGTGGCTGGTGACGAGCTCGCGCTGCGGCTGCGCACCACGAAGAGCGAAGGCCATCGGCTGGTCCGTCGGGGTCGAGCTGTGCAGACGGTCCTGACCCGTACCGGTTCGGCGCTTGCGCTTGGCCAGATCGATCAGACGCGCGCGGCCGCGATCACGGACGGGGTGGAGGGCGTTCCCTGGCAGGTCGCGATGGCGGTCGAAGATGCGGTGATCGAGCGGGCTCCACGCCGTACCGCGGCCCAGGTGCGCGCCGACGTGGCCAAGGCGCTGATCGCCGTCGACCCCGCTGAGGCGGAGGGGCGGGCGCGGGCGAGGCGGGCGGAGCGGCGCGTCTCCCGCCCGCGTGCCCTGCCTGACGGCGTCGCCTCCCTCCGCGTCGAAGGTCCGGCCACCGAGGTGCATGCCCTGGATGTCGCGCTCGAGTCCGCCGCGCGGGCCGCCAAGCATGAGGGGGATGCTCGCACTCTTGAGCAGCTTCGGTTCGATGCGTTGACCGGGCTGGGGAGTCAGGCCCTGGCTACCGGGACATTCGGCGGGTGCGGGTGCGCTGGACCATCCGCTGGTGCTGGTGCTGGTGCTGGTGCTGGTGCTGGTGCTGGTGCTGGTGGAGTAGTCGCTGACGGGACCAGCGCTCCTGCCACTGACGGCGGCCCGGCTCCCTCCGGCACGCCGCTGGGCGTGATCGGTGGGCGCCGGCCACATATCCAGGTGACGATCCCGTTCGACCAACTGCTCCCGGACCGGCACGAGGGCGAGATGTCTGGCGCCGCGATCGCGGGGAGCGACGTGCCCATCCTGGCTGGCTACGGGCCGATCGCGCCGACGACCGCGCGTGCGGTCGCCGCCGGCGGAATCTGGCGGCGGCTCGTCACCGACCCGGTGACCGGAACGGTGCTCGACATCGGCAGGACCCGTTATCGGCCACCACCCGGGATGGCCGAACTTGTCCGGGCGAGAGACGGGACCTGCGTGCGGCCCGGGTGCTCGCACCAGGCCGACCATTGCCAGCTCGACCACACGATCCCGTTCGGTTCAGGTGGGCGGACGGGTGTGTCCAACCTCGGTCCGTTGTGCACTCGCGACCATCTCCTCAAGACCCACGGCGATTTCACTGTGACCCAGATCGAACCGGGGGTCTTCGAGTGGACCACGCCTGCCGGGTACCAGTATCGGCGCGAGCGCGACGGTGCCACCACGAACCTGGGTGCCGGCACGCCCGGTGCGCCGCGTCGCGACCCTGAGGACGGGCGCGACCCGCCGTTCTGA
- a CDS encoding MarR family transcriptional regulator encodes MGNERGCAPRPPGGLASRLRMTLLRTSRKLRAEQAGQLSETHRSVLASVVTNGPFTPSELAAREHVQPPSMTRTIRGLEEAGLLARTTHPTDRRQVLVTATEAGNVYIKETRRRRDEWLARRLKSLTPAERQTLSDAEEILRRITTQ; translated from the coding sequence ATGGGAAATGAACGTGGCTGCGCCCCGCGGCCTCCCGGGGGTCTCGCCTCCCGGCTCCGGATGACGCTGTTGCGGACCTCTCGCAAGTTGCGCGCCGAGCAGGCCGGGCAGTTGTCCGAGACCCACCGGTCGGTGCTCGCGAGCGTGGTCACGAACGGTCCCTTCACTCCGAGTGAGCTGGCTGCGCGTGAGCACGTCCAACCGCCGTCGATGACCCGGACGATCCGGGGCCTCGAGGAGGCCGGACTGCTGGCCCGCACCACACATCCGACCGACCGCCGTCAGGTGCTCGTGACCGCGACGGAGGCCGGGAACGTCTACATCAAGGAGACACGACGCCGTCGGGACGAATGGCTGGCCCGCCGCCTGAAGTCCCTCACCCCAGCAGAACGCCAGACCCTCTCTGACGCCGAAGAGATCCTGAGGAGGATCACCACCCAGTGA